The segment ATCGGCGGGCTCGGCTTCGGGCGGTTCCCGCGCCGCCTGATCACGGTGCGCACGGTGCTGGTGCTGCTCGCCCTCTCCTGCGCGGCGGTGCTGGCGGCGGCCACGGTGCCGGCGGCCGGGTGGCTGATCCCGCTGTGGATCGTCGGCGGCTTCGCCAACGGCGCCCTCAACGTCTGCACCACCGTGATGATCGCGAACCGGGTGGCGGCCGAGGCGCACGGCCGGGCCTTCTCGATCTACGGCGCCGCGGTGCAGGGCGCGGGTCTGGCCGGCCTGATCCTGGCGGGCCCGCTCGCCGAGCAGTTCGAGCCCCGGGTCCTGGTCGCGGGCGCCGGCCTGCTGGGCCTGCTGGCGGCCCTGGCCTGCGTGCCCCTGGTGCGACGTGAGCCACCCGCGGCCCTCTCGGCGGGTCGCCCGGCGGAGATCCCGGATAACGTCGCAGGATGAGCGACAGCGTCCGTCGGCCCCGGGTCGGGCACATCCAGTTCCTCAACTGCCTCCCGATCTACTGGGGTCTGATGCGCTCGGGCGCTCTCCTCGACGTCGACCTGCACAAGGACACCCCGGAGCGGCTGAGCGCCGCGCTCGTCGCCGGTGATCTGGACATCGGGCCGATCACCCTGGTCGAGTATCTGCGGCATGCCGATGAGCTGCTTCTGCTGCCCGACTTGGCGGTCGGCAGCGACGGGCCGGTGCTGTCGGTCAATCTGGTCTCGACCCGGCCTGCGGCCGAGCTCGACGGGCGGCCGGTCGCGCTCGGTTCCACCTCGCGGACCGGCGTGATGCTCGCGCAGATGCTGCTTTCCGAGAGGTACGGCGCGGAGCCGCACTATTTCCGCTGCCCACCCGACCTGTCCCAGATGCTGATGGAGGCCGACGCCGGCGTGCTCATCGGCGACCCGGCGCTGCGGGCGATGTACGAGGCACCCGCCATGGGCCTGCAGGTGATCGACCTGGCCGAGGCCTGGCGGGAGTGGACCGGCCTGCCGATGGTCTTCGCGGTGTGGGCGGTCCGCAAGGACTTCGCCGCCGCGCACCCCGGTCTCGTCAAGGACGTGCACGAGGCGTTCCAGCGGTCCCGCGATCTCTGCCTCGGCGAGCTCGACGAGGTGGCCGAGGCGGCCGCCCGGTGGGAGCCGTTCGACGCCGCCACCCTCGCCAACTACTTCCGGGCGCTCGATTTCTCGCTGGGCGAGCGACAGATCGCCGGAGTAAGGGAATTCGCCCGGCGTGCGGCGGATCGGGGTGAAGTGCCCTCCCTGCCCGATGCCGGGCTGCTTTTCGCCGACGTTTGATCTTCGCCGGGAGCGGGCCTTACGATCCTCGGACTTTCCCGCATCCCGAAGTCGGTGCCCATGCGTCTGCGCGCTTTGTTCCGCCGTCTCGCCGTGCCTGCTGTCGCAGGTAGCCTCGCCTTCGCCGGCCTGGCCACCCCTGCACAGGCCGAGGAGATTCCCGAGTTCGACGTGCCGCTGGTCGGCATTCTGAGCCCGGAAACGGTGACGGTTATCAACGGGCAGTCGAAAACTGTCAAGTTCGACCTTTTCAACATCGGCGGCGGGGCGGCGAAGAATGTCGTCCTCGATTTCGGCACAGTTGCCCCCGATATGGGATTGACCGCTCCCGCCGGATGCACCGGAACGGTCTGTGCGCTCGGCGACTTCAAGCCGGGTGAGCAGCGCACGATCAAGTTCACGCTGAAGCCGTCGGGCGCGGCGCCCGCGAAGGTTCTGAACCTGTCCACCACGGTCGACGGGGTGGAGAGCGATGCCGTGTCGATCACCGTGGTGCGGACCGACAAGGGTGGCGCCGACCTGGAGATGGGCGACATCAAGGACCTGAAGCTGGGTCTCGGTGGGTCCGCGGACGTGCCGGTCGTCATCGCCAACACGGGCAACGAGCCGGTCGAGCATCTCGGCGTCATGGTGATCCCGGTCTTCGGTGGGATCCGGGCGGACCTGAACTACCGCAACTGCGTGACCGACGCCGAGTTCGGTGGACTCCTCTGCGTCTTCGATGAGCCGCTCGCCGGGGGTGGCACCTTCACCCTGCCGGAGAAGACGCCGCTGCGGGTCAGCGTGCCCAAGGACACCGGTGGCCCGTTCGACTACCCGGTCTTCGTCGCTGCGGTCGGGCTCACCGACAAGTACGTCGCGGAGTTCGCCACGCTCACCAAGGGCACGAAGGGCGCCGAGCTCAAGCTCGAGACGCTGGCCAAGGCGTCCGCCGAGGAGGAGCCGGAGGCGGTCGAGGACCTCAACCCGGACGACAACATCACCGACTTCTCGGTCTCGGTGCCGAAGACGTCCGCGGACAGCGCGGCCGTCGGCGGGACGTTCCGCGGCGCGATCGGCGACACCAGCACGGTCAAGGTGGGTGTCCGCAACCTCGGGCCGACCGCGACCGTGCCGCCCATGGCG is part of the Actinoplanes sp. NBC_00393 genome and harbors:
- a CDS encoding menaquinone biosynthetic enzyme MqnA/MqnD family protein yields the protein MSDSVRRPRVGHIQFLNCLPIYWGLMRSGALLDVDLHKDTPERLSAALVAGDLDIGPITLVEYLRHADELLLLPDLAVGSDGPVLSVNLVSTRPAAELDGRPVALGSTSRTGVMLAQMLLSERYGAEPHYFRCPPDLSQMLMEADAGVLIGDPALRAMYEAPAMGLQVIDLAEAWREWTGLPMVFAVWAVRKDFAAAHPGLVKDVHEAFQRSRDLCLGELDEVAEAAARWEPFDAATLANYFRALDFSLGERQIAGVREFARRAADRGEVPSLPDAGLLFADV